A single region of the Lacipirellulaceae bacterium genome encodes:
- a CDS encoding chemotaxis protein CheB — MSNDASSTHESDETSAPISGRDALFISGIGASAGGLEALEQFFRSTQSESGMAYVVVQHLSPDFDSLMDKLLARETNLPIKLIEDGMLVEADTVYLLPPGKEVIISDGRLLLASRARGKDLSYPIDSFFRSLAQDLGPRAIAVVLSGTGSDGSRGIRDIHSAGGLVIAQTESSAKFDGMPRAAVDTGIVDMLLDASDIPDALVRYLSNPLMKKKTAGTKTLQTMEGPIYRILSLLKKRYKIDFTEYKTTTISRRIERRIMLSGSVDLDRYAERLREDPAELDSLYKDLLIGVTGFFRDRNVFDYLESDAIPELIAKLEPNQEFRAWVVGTATGEEAFSLAILIHEAIEKMEWPGTFKIFASDVHPESLEFASHGIYPPESVSGLTPARLERYFTETNGEYHVLPELRRTVVFVPHNVIRDAPFTNLDLVTCRNVFIYFTPATQKKVLSLFHFGLKTGGIMCLGSSETPGELADEFEPMSESLRVYRKHRDTQLPASMRMPVAPLTPTTTRTQKREIGALSSVVPARDLLATYDYLLDEFMPACFLVSETGELLHTFGDSNEYLRHRRGRPSIDILELIDPGLRNTLSAALRRCAKNGTAVSYSGVHLEGSDNKESLRLSVRPLRESTQLMIVSIEPTQAIERSIEYETLELSASELSSREFDALERELQETKASLQSTIEESQTTNEELQAANEQLTASNEELQSTNEELHSVNEELYTVNAEYQRKIDELTELTDDMDNLLNSTNVHTIFLDAELCIRRFTPGIRETFNLIAQDIGRRFDSFTYNIDYEELPTDVKRVLADRTPCEREVQDRSGSWFLLRVLPYLSQGKTDGAVITLVDITSLKQAEATLAELSEIVEHSQDAVFRCDLDGTIRTWNRGAENLFGYSAKEIIGQHVKLLNLTESDRDLDVTLSQIAEGRTIDRLQSTPQRRDDSIFHVALTWSPISDENDRVVGASAIARDMTSEKRAEAEVREAIKRRDQFMAMLSHELRNPLAAVLNATTLLNENQLDEETDAEARNVIEHNVRHVARMLDDLLDVARITNDKINLHKEVVDLNSLLVDAVECVQHRIDEKQQELHLSSPETPIYVEGDVGRLQQSQVNLLVNASKYTPEGGKIHYSLGQQDGFAVLRVKDNGDGIPPDLIDRIFEPFLQSDETLDRSQGGMGLGLTVVQKVMEGHGGIVEALSDGTSQGSEFVCRIPLTEKRPRRVVELPETIVEGTKLLVVEDNDGVRRMLLRAMKLKGFEVQAASGGEEALELLEEYTPEVAVIDIGLPDIDGYELARRIRYEARFRGLMLVALTGYGRERDKRRAEEAGFDLHLVKPLDPNELVRAICAANTPQPLAGT, encoded by the coding sequence ATGTCTAATGATGCATCTTCTACTCACGAATCAGACGAAACCTCTGCTCCTATATCTGGCAGAGACGCTCTCTTCATTTCTGGGATCGGTGCGTCTGCCGGCGGGCTCGAAGCTTTGGAGCAATTCTTCCGCAGTACGCAGTCAGAATCGGGCATGGCGTACGTCGTGGTTCAGCACCTCTCGCCTGACTTCGACAGCCTGATGGATAAACTTCTGGCACGGGAGACAAACCTGCCAATCAAGTTGATCGAAGATGGCATGTTGGTCGAAGCGGACACAGTCTACCTGTTACCACCAGGCAAAGAAGTAATTATTTCCGACGGGCGACTACTCTTGGCCTCGCGGGCTCGTGGGAAGGACTTGTCCTACCCGATCGACAGTTTTTTCCGTTCACTAGCTCAAGACCTTGGGCCTCGCGCAATTGCTGTTGTCCTCTCGGGAACCGGTTCAGATGGCTCAAGGGGTATCCGTGACATTCATTCTGCCGGCGGACTGGTAATTGCGCAGACAGAGTCGTCCGCCAAGTTTGATGGCATGCCCCGAGCGGCAGTCGATACCGGCATTGTCGACATGCTACTGGATGCTAGTGATATCCCTGACGCTTTGGTTCGTTATCTTTCCAACCCCTTGATGAAGAAGAAAACAGCAGGAACGAAGACCCTGCAGACAATGGAAGGGCCCATCTACCGGATCCTCTCGCTGCTAAAGAAGCGTTACAAGATTGACTTCACCGAGTACAAAACAACAACCATCAGCCGCCGCATTGAGCGACGAATTATGCTTAGCGGCTCCGTCGATCTTGATCGGTATGCGGAGCGTCTGCGTGAAGACCCCGCTGAGCTCGACTCGCTCTACAAAGACTTGCTTATCGGAGTGACTGGCTTCTTCCGTGACCGCAATGTGTTCGATTACCTAGAGTCCGACGCGATTCCTGAATTGATCGCCAAGCTCGAACCCAATCAAGAATTCCGAGCCTGGGTCGTTGGCACAGCCACTGGTGAGGAGGCTTTCTCACTGGCGATTCTCATTCACGAAGCGATTGAAAAGATGGAGTGGCCTGGCACCTTCAAGATTTTCGCTTCGGATGTCCACCCTGAGTCCCTCGAGTTTGCCAGTCACGGTATTTATCCACCGGAAAGTGTTTCCGGACTAACGCCAGCCAGGCTTGAACGCTATTTCACGGAAACGAATGGAGAATACCATGTGCTTCCGGAGCTGCGTCGCACAGTGGTTTTCGTGCCGCACAATGTCATTCGCGACGCTCCGTTTACCAATCTCGACTTGGTTACCTGTCGCAACGTCTTTATTTACTTCACACCCGCGACGCAGAAAAAGGTTCTCTCGCTCTTTCACTTCGGCCTAAAGACCGGAGGGATTATGTGTCTCGGCTCAAGCGAAACGCCAGGGGAATTAGCGGACGAATTTGAGCCGATGAGCGAGTCGCTGCGTGTCTATCGCAAGCATCGCGACACCCAACTACCTGCCAGTATGCGCATGCCGGTCGCACCGCTAACTCCTACGACGACTCGGACCCAAAAGCGAGAGATAGGGGCACTCTCTTCGGTCGTCCCCGCACGAGACCTACTTGCCACCTACGATTACTTACTCGACGAGTTCATGCCTGCTTGCTTCCTCGTAAGCGAAACAGGGGAACTACTTCATACTTTCGGAGATTCCAACGAGTACCTGCGGCATCGTCGTGGTCGGCCTTCGATTGACATTCTGGAACTCATTGACCCAGGGCTACGCAATACGCTATCCGCTGCTCTCCGTCGCTGCGCTAAGAATGGCACGGCAGTAAGTTATTCAGGCGTTCACCTGGAAGGGAGTGACAATAAGGAGTCGTTGCGACTCTCAGTCCGTCCCTTGCGCGAATCGACGCAGTTGATGATCGTTTCGATTGAACCTACACAAGCAATCGAAAGATCCATCGAGTACGAAACGTTAGAGCTTTCGGCGAGCGAGCTCTCGAGCCGTGAATTCGATGCCCTAGAACGGGAACTGCAGGAAACCAAAGCCAGCCTTCAGTCAACGATCGAAGAGTCGCAGACGACCAATGAAGAACTCCAAGCCGCCAATGAGCAGCTCACCGCGTCGAACGAAGAACTGCAAAGCACCAACGAAGAACTGCATTCGGTCAACGAGGAACTATATACCGTAAACGCCGAGTACCAGCGGAAGATCGACGAGCTAACTGAGCTCACCGACGATATGGACAATTTGCTCAATAGCACGAATGTTCACACGATCTTTCTCGACGCAGAACTATGTATTCGACGATTTACCCCCGGCATTCGCGAAACTTTTAACCTGATTGCTCAAGATATCGGTCGAAGATTCGACTCTTTTACCTACAACATTGACTACGAAGAGCTTCCCACCGATGTGAAACGCGTGTTGGCGGACCGCACCCCCTGCGAGCGTGAAGTCCAGGACCGATCTGGTAGTTGGTTTCTTCTGCGCGTCTTGCCCTATCTCTCTCAGGGCAAAACGGATGGCGCCGTCATTACCTTGGTCGACATCACTTCGCTGAAACAAGCCGAAGCAACTCTTGCTGAGCTTTCGGAAATCGTTGAACACTCCCAAGATGCTGTCTTCCGCTGCGATCTGGATGGCACGATTCGAACTTGGAATCGAGGAGCTGAAAACCTTTTTGGCTACTCTGCAAAAGAAATCATAGGACAGCATGTCAAGTTGCTAAATCTAACGGAATCAGATCGCGACCTTGATGTGACCCTCTCCCAGATCGCTGAAGGTAGAACGATTGATCGACTTCAGTCGACCCCCCAGCGCCGCGACGATTCAATCTTCCATGTCGCCCTCACATGGTCGCCGATTAGTGACGAAAACGACCGAGTCGTAGGAGCCTCAGCCATCGCTCGAGATATGACCAGCGAAAAACGGGCCGAGGCGGAAGTTCGCGAAGCGATCAAGCGGCGCGATCAGTTTATGGCAATGCTCTCACATGAACTTCGCAACCCGTTGGCTGCCGTTCTCAACGCGACCACCCTACTCAATGAGAACCAGCTTGATGAAGAAACTGACGCAGAAGCCCGTAATGTAATCGAACACAATGTTCGTCATGTCGCCCGGATGCTTGATGACTTATTGGACGTGGCCCGTATTACTAACGACAAAATCAATCTGCATAAGGAAGTTGTCGATCTCAATTCGCTGCTAGTCGATGCCGTAGAATGCGTGCAGCATCGCATTGATGAGAAGCAGCAGGAACTGCACCTTAGTTCTCCTGAGACTCCGATCTATGTCGAAGGTGACGTCGGACGGTTGCAGCAATCCCAAGTCAACCTATTGGTGAATGCTTCAAAGTACACGCCCGAAGGAGGTAAGATTCATTACTCTTTGGGTCAACAAGACGGCTTCGCGGTACTACGTGTGAAAGATAACGGTGACGGAATTCCTCCCGACCTCATTGACCGCATCTTTGAGCCTTTCCTTCAATCGGATGAAACCTTGGACCGATCCCAAGGGGGCATGGGTCTTGGGCTAACCGTGGTGCAGAAAGTCATGGAAGGACATGGCGGAATCGTCGAAGCACTGAGCGACGGCACCTCCCAAGGGAGCGAGTTCGTCTGCAGAATCCCACTCACTGAGAAACGTCCTCGACGCGTGGTCGAACTGCCAGAGACAATCGTCGAAGGAACAAAACTTCTAGTCGTCGAGGACAATGATGGCGTTCGACGCATGTTGCTTCGGGCTATGAAACTCAAGGGATTTGAAGTTCAAGCGGCATCAGGGGGCGAAGAAGCACTCGAACTTCTGGAAGAGTACACTCCCGAAGTCGCGGTCATCGATATCGGACTTCCAGATATTGACGGCTACGAACTGGCTCGTCGAATCCGGTACGAAGCACGGTTTCGTGGACTCATGCTTGTCGCGCTTACCGGATACGGACGTGAACGTGACAAGCGTCGCGCAGAGGAAGCTGGATTCGATTTGCATCTTGTGAAGCCTCTTGATCCCAACGAACTTGTCCGAGCAATCTGTGCTGCCAATACACCCCAGCCCCTAGCAGGCACCTAA
- a CDS encoding response regulator yields the protein MLVLSRRSKEKLSFPELGITVHFLRIQSGAVKVGVDAPPSIKIVRDEIAGSGKQAEETRRQLLRLPREVRHDIRNELHSISIGLHLYQEQMRVGDAKDAQETFDEIMAAVRRLDENDVLQRKPESKKPIYPRLSQLPDGEESSSNDRSVDKSANPRILLAEDDENEREMLAGFLRLGGLDVDTVGDGEQAVNYLSQNQRPGLLLLDMKMPLCDGPEVVRFVRSHEQHRDLTIFGVSGSTPEENNVAVGSQGVDRWISKPLDPPGLLKAVQETVVSC from the coding sequence ATGCTGGTCCTGTCACGACGCTCGAAAGAGAAGCTGTCATTCCCCGAGTTGGGAATTACCGTCCATTTTCTACGAATCCAGTCAGGTGCCGTCAAAGTGGGGGTCGACGCTCCACCTTCCATTAAGATTGTCCGCGATGAAATTGCCGGTTCCGGGAAGCAGGCTGAGGAAACTCGCCGACAACTCCTACGACTGCCCCGTGAGGTTCGCCACGATATCCGCAACGAACTTCACTCGATCAGCATTGGCTTGCATCTCTACCAAGAGCAGATGCGTGTCGGCGACGCCAAGGATGCTCAGGAAACCTTCGATGAGATCATGGCGGCGGTGCGTCGGCTTGATGAGAATGACGTATTGCAGCGCAAGCCTGAATCAAAAAAACCGATTTATCCTCGACTGAGCCAATTACCTGACGGCGAGGAATCCTCCTCCAACGATCGGAGCGTGGACAAGTCAGCGAATCCCCGCATCCTGCTGGCCGAAGACGATGAGAATGAGCGAGAAATGCTAGCCGGATTCCTGCGGCTTGGTGGACTTGATGTCGACACCGTTGGTGATGGCGAACAAGCCGTCAACTACCTCAGCCAGAATCAACGTCCTGGACTTCTACTACTGGACATGAAAATGCCACTCTGCGATGGACCAGAAGTAGTACGCTTTGTCAGGTCTCACGAGCAGCATCGCGATCTAACCATCTTCGGCGTCAGTGGCTCAACGCCCGAAGAAAATAATGTTGCGGTCGGGTCGCAGGGCGTTGATCGCTGGATCAGCAAGCCTCTCGACCCGCCAGGCCTGCTCAAGGCCGTACAAGAAACTGTGGTTAGCTGCTAG
- the acnA gene encoding aconitate hydratase AcnA, giving the protein MASPTLLTDPFSARDTFDTGSGQAGIYRLSKLEDAGLAEIAKLPFSIRVLLESCLRNCDGYVVREDDVKNLAAWSPSSAASGEVEVPFKPARVVLQDFTGVPAVVDLAAMRSAMQRLGGDPKKINPLVPADLVIDHSVQVDHFASDSALDLNIELEFSRNQERYEFLRWGQEAFDNFRVVPPGTGIVHQVNLEYLAKCVFLREDHAGTVAVPDSLVGTDSHTTMIDGLGVVGWGVGGIEAEGVMLGQPIYMLMPEVVGMKLTGELPAGATATDMVLTVTEILRSQGVVGKFVEFFGDGIAKMSLADRATIANMSPEYGATMGFFPIDAETLAYLSRTGRTEEEVQLVERYTKEQGLFVTDSTPTPTFSEVVELDLSTVEPSLAGPKRPQDRISLSAMKSTWHHDLGEVFGKHPADGSLQGRWEGEGGQPVEPGAAQAEPAVAVADAGFDGVSVHWDEKEFEIKHGSVVIAAITSCTNTSNPSVMVAAGLVAKKAVERGLTVSPQVKTSLAPGSRVVTDYLERAGLDDDLEKVGFYTVGYGCTTCIGNSGPLPEPISGAVSEHDLVVAGVLSGNRNFEGRINPHVKANYLASPPLVVAYALAGSVETDLTREAIGSDPDGQEVFLEDIWPTHEEVREVVEACVLPEMFQAQYDNVWQKNPKWNAIEVTGGELYDWSESSTYIQEPPFLVGLSRAVEPIQALSGARCLALLGDSTTTDHISPAGAIASTSPAGEYLQSNGVEPRDFNSYGSRRGNDRVMTRGTFANIRIRNQLAPGTEGGVTRFLGDSADQNEVMAIYDAAMKYQEAGTPLVVLAGAEYGTGSSRDWAAKGTFLLGVRAVIAASYERIHRSNLVMMGVLPLQFEHGATWQSLGLTGEETFDIPELDDSLEPRQQLTVRATSADGTSREFVTQVRIDTPVELDYYRNGGILQTVLRKLLDD; this is encoded by the coding sequence ATGGCAAGCCCTACGCTGCTAACCGATCCGTTTTCTGCACGCGATACTTTTGACACTGGCTCCGGCCAAGCGGGGATTTACCGCCTCTCGAAGCTTGAAGACGCAGGCCTTGCAGAGATCGCTAAGCTGCCTTTCTCAATCCGTGTCCTGCTGGAATCGTGCCTGCGGAATTGCGATGGTTACGTTGTCCGCGAAGACGACGTCAAAAACCTAGCAGCATGGAGCCCGTCCTCCGCAGCGAGCGGCGAGGTAGAAGTTCCCTTCAAGCCAGCCCGCGTCGTCCTTCAGGACTTTACAGGTGTCCCTGCGGTCGTAGACTTGGCGGCCATGCGTTCGGCCATGCAGCGGCTGGGGGGCGATCCCAAGAAAATCAACCCGCTGGTCCCTGCGGATCTCGTGATCGACCATTCGGTTCAGGTGGATCACTTCGCCAGCGATTCGGCCCTCGACCTGAACATCGAGCTGGAATTCTCTCGCAATCAAGAGCGTTACGAATTTCTCCGCTGGGGCCAAGAAGCCTTCGACAACTTCCGCGTCGTTCCCCCTGGGACGGGAATTGTTCATCAGGTAAATCTCGAATACTTGGCGAAGTGCGTCTTCCTCCGCGAAGATCATGCAGGAACGGTTGCGGTACCTGACTCACTCGTCGGCACTGATAGTCACACCACAATGATCGACGGCCTCGGTGTTGTGGGCTGGGGTGTCGGAGGCATTGAGGCTGAGGGCGTGATGCTCGGTCAGCCGATCTATATGCTGATGCCGGAGGTTGTCGGCATGAAGCTCACCGGTGAACTGCCAGCCGGTGCCACTGCCACTGACATGGTGCTAACCGTCACCGAGATCCTCCGCAGCCAAGGAGTCGTCGGCAAGTTTGTGGAGTTCTTCGGCGACGGCATCGCCAAGATGTCACTGGCCGATCGTGCAACGATCGCCAACATGTCGCCGGAGTATGGCGCGACAATGGGCTTCTTCCCAATTGACGCGGAAACACTCGCCTACCTCAGCCGAACTGGACGGACCGAAGAGGAAGTCCAACTTGTTGAACGGTACACGAAAGAGCAGGGGCTCTTTGTGACAGACTCAACCCCAACGCCTACCTTTAGCGAGGTGGTTGAGCTTGATCTTTCGACTGTCGAGCCGAGCTTAGCCGGACCAAAACGTCCTCAGGATCGCATCAGCCTCAGCGCGATGAAATCGACTTGGCATCACGATTTGGGGGAGGTATTCGGCAAGCATCCTGCCGATGGGTCACTACAAGGTCGTTGGGAAGGGGAAGGTGGCCAACCGGTCGAACCGGGCGCCGCTCAGGCCGAGCCTGCGGTGGCCGTGGCAGATGCGGGATTTGATGGAGTAAGTGTCCACTGGGACGAGAAGGAATTCGAGATCAAACACGGTTCCGTCGTGATCGCCGCAATCACCAGTTGCACAAACACCAGCAATCCCTCAGTAATGGTGGCGGCTGGTCTCGTGGCGAAAAAAGCCGTCGAACGAGGACTGACCGTCAGCCCACAAGTGAAGACAAGCCTTGCCCCAGGAAGCCGCGTCGTGACCGACTACCTGGAACGTGCTGGGCTAGATGACGACCTAGAGAAGGTCGGGTTCTACACAGTTGGCTACGGCTGCACGACCTGCATCGGGAACAGCGGTCCGTTGCCTGAACCGATTTCTGGAGCTGTCAGCGAACACGACCTAGTCGTCGCCGGTGTCCTGAGCGGAAATCGGAACTTCGAGGGACGAATCAATCCCCATGTGAAGGCGAACTATCTGGCGAGCCCACCGCTGGTGGTCGCTTACGCATTGGCCGGTTCTGTAGAGACCGATTTGACGCGCGAAGCGATTGGCTCAGATCCTGACGGCCAGGAGGTTTTCCTTGAGGACATCTGGCCAACGCATGAAGAGGTACGCGAAGTCGTCGAGGCATGCGTCTTGCCCGAAATGTTCCAGGCTCAGTACGACAACGTTTGGCAGAAGAACCCGAAGTGGAATGCCATCGAAGTAACCGGCGGCGAACTCTATGATTGGAGTGAATCAAGCACCTACATCCAAGAGCCTCCATTCCTAGTCGGACTTTCTCGTGCAGTCGAGCCGATTCAAGCCTTGAGCGGGGCGCGTTGCTTGGCGCTATTAGGAGATTCCACCACAACCGATCACATCTCCCCGGCAGGAGCCATCGCCTCGACCAGCCCAGCAGGCGAGTATTTGCAGTCCAACGGCGTCGAGCCCCGCGACTTCAACAGCTACGGCAGCCGTCGTGGAAACGATCGCGTCATGACACGCGGCACGTTCGCCAACATTCGCATCCGCAATCAGCTCGCTCCTGGTACCGAGGGCGGAGTGACACGATTCCTCGGCGATAGTGCAGATCAGAACGAAGTCATGGCGATCTATGATGCTGCCATGAAGTATCAGGAAGCTGGGACGCCACTGGTAGTTCTCGCTGGTGCGGAGTACGGCACGGGTAGCAGTCGCGACTGGGCCGCCAAGGGAACCTTCTTACTTGGTGTGCGAGCGGTCATCGCCGCAAGCTACGAACGCATCCACCGCAGCAACCTCGTGATGATGGGCGTGCTGCCTTTGCAGTTTGAGCATGGCGCGACTTGGCAATCGCTGGGCCTGACCGGGGAGGAAACATTCGATATCCCCGAGTTGGACGACAGCCTGGAACCACGTCAGCAACTAACTGTGCGAGCGACAAGTGCCGATGGAACTTCGCGTGAATTCGTCACTCAGGTCCGCATCGATACTCCCGTCGAATTGGATTACTACCGCAACGGCGGAATCCTGCAGACGGTACTCCGTAAACTGCTTGACGACTGA
- a CDS encoding M90 family metallopeptidase: protein MLFSWLKNRRRRRWLSERAPSTWEVWLKENVWHYNHLDGGQQRRVLDFVTILFHEKEWVGGSGFELADEMRVTIAGQAALLTLGFGKPFYFDRLHTIIVYPSSFQNSPISTGSMLIPNADDPAFGGAARAGEAWLHGPIILSWDRILYEGQHRESNTNLVLHEFAHHMDGLDGRTDGAPPLTDHELEKDWYRVIAGEYHELRKSSSQGRRTLLDPYGAENHAEFFAVATECFFTRPHRLYDSSPELAVMLEKLFGQDTRTWIPER, encoded by the coding sequence ATGCTGTTCTCCTGGTTAAAGAATCGCCGACGTCGACGCTGGCTCTCCGAACGCGCACCTTCGACCTGGGAAGTTTGGCTCAAAGAGAACGTTTGGCACTACAATCACTTAGACGGTGGCCAACAACGACGTGTGCTCGACTTTGTGACAATCCTTTTTCACGAAAAAGAGTGGGTGGGCGGCAGCGGTTTTGAACTCGCCGATGAAATGCGGGTCACTATCGCCGGGCAAGCTGCCCTCCTAACGCTTGGATTTGGCAAGCCGTTCTACTTCGATCGACTGCATACCATCATCGTTTACCCCTCTTCGTTTCAGAATTCGCCAATCTCGACAGGCAGTATGCTCATCCCGAACGCGGATGATCCGGCTTTTGGCGGGGCAGCGCGAGCCGGCGAGGCTTGGTTGCACGGTCCGATCATCCTCTCATGGGATCGCATCCTCTACGAGGGACAACATCGCGAGTCGAACACCAACCTCGTGCTGCACGAGTTCGCCCACCACATGGATGGACTCGATGGGCGAACCGACGGAGCACCGCCCTTGACCGACCATGAGCTCGAAAAGGATTGGTACCGCGTCATAGCCGGGGAATACCACGAGCTACGAAAATCGAGTTCGCAAGGTCGGCGAACCCTGCTCGATCCTTACGGAGCAGAGAACCATGCAGAGTTCTTTGCCGTAGCGACTGAGTGCTTCTTCACGCGGCCCCACCGACTGTACGACTCGTCGCCCGAATTGGCTGTCATGTTGGAAAAGCTCTTCGGCCAAGATACCCGGACCTGGATTCCAGAAAGATAA
- a CDS encoding DinB family protein, translating to MNDTLRTLYAFNLGYCQRLVEDITEEELLTVPTEGVNPPGWLLGHLAICTDYALANLGAEKQCPEAWHKMFGPKSKPAAPGSDHPSKAELMEALETGHKLVTEASMNVSTEQLSGPNPIEFLRGPLPTVGDLLAHLMATHEASHIGHLSNWRRQMGRPPLF from the coding sequence ATGAACGATACGCTTCGCACCCTTTACGCATTCAATCTTGGCTACTGCCAGCGACTCGTCGAAGACATCACCGAGGAGGAACTGCTGACGGTTCCCACCGAGGGCGTTAATCCCCCCGGTTGGCTGCTGGGGCATCTGGCAATCTGTACTGACTACGCTCTGGCGAACTTAGGCGCCGAAAAGCAATGCCCCGAAGCATGGCATAAGATGTTCGGCCCGAAGTCGAAACCAGCCGCCCCCGGGAGCGACCATCCCAGCAAAGCAGAACTGATGGAAGCCTTGGAAACCGGCCACAAGCTCGTGACCGAAGCGTCTATGAACGTCTCGACGGAACAGTTGAGCGGTCCTAACCCTATCGAGTTTCTACGCGGCCCACTCCCTACCGTGGGAGATTTGCTCGCCCACTTGATGGCCACGCACGAGGCGTCGCATATCGGCCATCTTTCCAACTGGCGTCGCCAAATGGGGCGACCACCGCTGTTTTAA
- the lysA gene encoding diaminopimelate decarboxylase gives MPEPVPVFTAQQIQDLAAEFPTPFHVYHADRIRERVHNLLDAFSWNEGFKQFFAVKATPNPHIVKLLHEAGCGADCSSPAELVICNRLGITGEEVMFTSNNTTPAEFQQAVDLGAVINLDDASLIDQLHAAAGMPELISFRYNPGAERAGNVIIGDPKEAKFGLTREQLPHCYERCRELGASRFALHTMVVSNELEHEQFMATARMLFELAVEIQEKVGIAIEMINLGGGIGVPYRPEQEPLDLARLGAGVQELYEQILAPAGLTPLKICMENGRAITGPFGVLVTRAINSKHTHKRYVGVDACMSNLMRPGMYGAYHHISVVGKEEAPSAGHVDVVGSLCENNDKFAIDRELPEVDPGDLLIVHDAGAHGHSMGFQYNGRLRSAEILLESDGTAREIRRAETLDDYFSTVEFPEPSTRSSENLVNS, from the coding sequence ATGCCGGAACCCGTTCCCGTTTTTACCGCTCAACAGATCCAAGACCTCGCAGCGGAGTTTCCTACTCCTTTCCACGTATATCATGCGGACCGCATTCGCGAGCGTGTACATAACCTGCTGGACGCCTTCAGTTGGAACGAAGGATTTAAACAGTTCTTCGCAGTGAAAGCGACACCGAACCCGCACATCGTGAAGCTTCTTCACGAAGCGGGATGCGGAGCCGATTGTTCCAGCCCGGCCGAACTCGTTATTTGCAATCGCTTGGGAATCACCGGCGAAGAAGTGATGTTCACCTCGAACAACACCACGCCTGCGGAGTTCCAGCAAGCGGTTGATCTTGGTGCAGTCATCAATTTGGACGATGCATCGCTGATCGATCAACTCCATGCAGCCGCGGGTATGCCGGAGTTGATTTCCTTCCGTTACAACCCGGGGGCGGAGCGGGCCGGCAACGTCATCATTGGGGACCCGAAAGAGGCGAAGTTTGGACTCACTCGCGAGCAACTTCCTCACTGCTACGAGCGTTGTCGCGAACTTGGTGCGTCACGATTCGCGCTACACACGATGGTGGTTTCTAATGAGCTTGAACATGAACAGTTCATGGCAACCGCCCGCATGCTATTTGAATTAGCTGTCGAGATACAAGAGAAGGTGGGTATTGCCATTGAGATGATCAATCTCGGCGGCGGCATTGGTGTGCCCTATCGCCCCGAGCAAGAGCCGCTCGACTTGGCTCGACTTGGCGCCGGAGTGCAAGAACTCTACGAGCAGATCCTCGCACCTGCAGGACTGACCCCACTGAAGATCTGCATGGAAAACGGTCGTGCCATCACCGGCCCGTTTGGCGTACTAGTCACGCGGGCGATCAACTCCAAACACACACACAAGCGCTACGTCGGCGTCGATGCGTGCATGTCTAACTTGATGCGACCCGGCATGTACGGAGCCTATCATCACATCTCCGTAGTCGGCAAAGAAGAGGCTCCCTCGGCTGGGCATGTGGATGTTGTCGGTTCGCTCTGTGAGAACAACGATAAGTTCGCCATCGACCGCGAGTTACCCGAGGTTGATCCAGGCGATCTGCTAATTGTCCACGATGCGGGAGCCCACGGCCACTCAATGGGCTTCCAGTACAACGGTAGGCTCCGTTCGGCGGAAATCTTGCTGGAGAGCGATGGCACCGCCCGAGAGATTCGCCGCGCAGAAACGCTCGACGATTACTTCTCGACCGTGGAGTTTCCCGAGCCGTCGACACGATCATCAGAAAACCTGGTGAATTCATGA